The following DNA comes from bacterium.
CCTCATCGAGGTGATGGTGGCCGCCGTGGTCCTGCTGCTCGTCTACTTCGGCGCGGCGCAGTACGCCGCGCGGAGCCGGACCCAGATGGACCTGGACGAGAGCCGGCGCGTCGCGAGTTCGATCGCGCGGGCCCGGCTGGAGAGCCTGCGCCGCGAGGAGTCCTTCGACACCTTGGCCACCCTGGTCGGGCGGGACACGACCTACGTCGTCGGCACCCGCAGCTACACCGTGACGCACGCGGTGCAGGCGGGCGTGCCGGAGACCTTCGCCTCCACGGTCACCGTCACCGTCGGCTGGAACAAGCTGATCGGCGGCAACACGGTCCCGCGCACCCTGACCCTGACCTCGATCCTGGGCCGCTGCATCCCCTGGGACGACACCGGGGCCGGCGGCGGCAGCAGTGCCACCGGCGGCGGCGGCGGCGGCTGGGGCGGCGGCTGGGGAGACGACGACGGCGGCCTCGACGAGGACGACGACGAACACGGGAACGGCGGAGGTCACCATTGAAAGCGCGAACGGACGGACGGCGGGGAGCGGCCGAGACGGGCCTGACCCTGCTCGAGATGATGATCGCCATCATGGCCTCGGTCATCGTCGCGCTGGCCATCAGCCGGCTGGCCGTGAGCAACCAGCGGCTGATCGTGGGCGGCCACGACCAGGCCTACCTCCAGCAGGAGGTGACGAGGATGATCGAGACCGTCAGCCGCGACGTCCGCGTCGCGCACGCGGTGGCGTCGAGCGGCGACGCCGAGTTCCGCACCTTCGACGCGAGCGGGGCCGTCCTGCACGTGTTCCGGCGGGTCACCGAGAGCGGCGGGGCCAGGTTCCAGCGCGACGGCGTCGCCCTGACGGACCGGGCCTGCGCCTCCCTCAGCGTGTCCACCACCGTCGATTCGACGGCCCTGGACCTCAACCTGTCGCTGTCCGACGACATCGGCAACCAGTCGGGCGGGTTCACCCAGGTCTGCGTCCGCAACCGGGCGCTGGAGTTCTGATGCACCGGTATTCCGGCAGGTCCGAGACGGGGCCGCGGCGGCCTCTGGGAGACCAGGGCGGCTACGTGCTGCTGGCCGTGACCGTCTTCGTCTTCGTGCTGATCATCGCTGGCCTGGCCATGTTCTCCACCGCCTCCTACGAGACCCGGCTGGCGATCCACGACCAGGAGACGACGCAGGCCTTCTACCTGGCCGACGCCGCGCTCGAGCGCGCCCGGGCCAAACTCCTCGAGGACCGCACCTGGCGCGACGGCTGGACCGGGGTCGCCCTGGCCGGCGGGACCTACGACCTCGCCATCGCGGACACCACCATCGGGGCCTCGTCCGACCCGTACGTGAGGCTGACGGCGACCGGGACCTTCAAGAACGCCCGCCGCCGCATCATGGCCGTGGGCGAGCTGCCGCCGGCCGCGCTCGAGGTCGCCCTGCTGAGCGCCGGGGACCTGATCGCCAACGCGAACGTGTGCATCGACGGCCGCGTCCACGTCGGCGGCGACGCCGATTTCGGCAGCCACGACCAGCACCTCAACTGCGGCACCCTCACCGAGGGCTTCGAGGTGCGGCCGCCCCACATGTACACCGACCCGGAGTACCTGACCGGCTCGACCTACTACGAGGTGCGCGGCACGCGCGTCGGCGGCCACTACCAGGCCCAGATCCTGGACCGCAACGGCGCCGACATCACGGCGACCGTCGGCGACAACCTGCGGGACGTGACGACCTACAACGCCGCGACGGGCCGCTACTTCTTCGATTTCGGCAGCGCCACGACGATGGAGGAGTACTTCGACCAGGCGGACGGCGTCTTCAGC
Coding sequences within:
- a CDS encoding pilus assembly PilX N-terminal domain-containing protein — its product is MHRYSGRSETGPRRPLGDQGGYVLLAVTVFVFVLIIAGLAMFSTASYETRLAIHDQETTQAFYLADAALERARAKLLEDRTWRDGWTGVALAGGTYDLAIADTTIGASSDPYVRLTATGTFKNARRRIMAVGELPPAALEVALLSAGDLIANANVCIDGRVHVGGDADFGSHDQHLNCGTLTEGFEVRPPHMYTDPEYLTGSTYYEVRGTRVGGHYQAQILDRNGADITATVGDNLRDVTTYNAATGRYFFDFGSATTMEEYFDQADGVFSRAAGDASVIVNFGEGPVSTPPGPNGIVDVRLRGNGSTDLNTT